In Bythopirellula goksoeyrii, a single window of DNA contains:
- a CDS encoding DUF4198 domain-containing protein, with amino-acid sequence MLSPYTVQHGTLGRGLALCLAVLLGWLGAMVVGCGDGRPKRVAVSGQVLIDGKPLPGGNIKFVPYGARPSMGTIGEQGHFTLTCFDGEDGAIPGMHRIEIVSNEVLSQTAIRWYAPKKYADFLTSGLEVDVTVPTDTLKIHLTWNGGKPFVEKVDMGSEGK; translated from the coding sequence ATGCTTTCCCCCTATACCGTCCAGCATGGTACTCTTGGCCGCGGTTTGGCGCTTTGCCTGGCCGTGCTTCTCGGCTGGTTGGGGGCGATGGTAGTAGGCTGCGGGGATGGGCGGCCCAAGCGGGTTGCTGTGTCCGGACAAGTCCTGATCGATGGAAAGCCACTTCCCGGAGGGAACATAAAGTTTGTCCCGTATGGGGCCAGGCCGTCAATGGGCACCATTGGTGAGCAGGGGCACTTTACACTCACCTGTTTTGACGGTGAGGATGGGGCCATTCCTGGAATGCATCGCATTGAGATCGTATCAAACGAGGTTTTGAGCCAGACAGCAATACGCTGGTATGCTCCGAAGAAATACGCGGATTTTCTGACATCGGGACTGGAAGTGGATGTTACTGTGCCGACCGACACCCTGAAAATTCATTTGACCTGGAATGGAGGGAAGCCGTTTGTGGAAAAGGTCGACATGGGGAGCGAGGGGAAGTGA
- a CDS encoding PEP-CTERM sorting domain-containing protein (PEP-CTERM proteins occur, often in large numbers, in the proteomes of bacteria that also encode an exosortase, a predicted intramembrane cysteine proteinase. The presence of a PEP-CTERM domain at a protein's C-terminus predicts cleavage within the sorting domain, followed by covalent anchoring to some some component of the (usually Gram-negative) cell surface. Many PEP-CTERM proteins exhibit an unusual sequence composition that includes large numbers of potential glycosylation sites. Expression of one such protein has been shown restore the ability of a bacterium to form floc, a type of biofilm.), whose product MKPQRKTTLKGKQKPRRSKHFAKRLTCYTTAAGLGAFAYGETAQALVIHHDVEPDLAATLIDMDQGLVGDYYIDMNGDGIDDFRIRYQIAGYDLAAIRFQGVGYSEELSNTDKGSNYYVRSFELGDSIGPGAVTTSTGYGIVAPNYTNFGATDTENYPQFAGIRIDIGGMTHYGWVRMQVTPLEDFTPVAPLTATIFDWAYETDPDTAIIAGDVGSFIPGDFDDDGDVDGADLNQWQGDYGVNGGSDADVDGDSDGRDFLIWQRSYTGPMLVASSTSIPEPTSLALLAAGGGALALKRRRRT is encoded by the coding sequence ATGAAACCACAAAGAAAGACAACGTTGAAGGGCAAGCAGAAACCACGTCGTTCGAAGCACTTCGCCAAGCGCTTAACCTGCTACACGACCGCAGCAGGTTTGGGCGCGTTTGCCTACGGTGAAACAGCCCAAGCCTTGGTGATCCATCATGATGTCGAACCGGATCTTGCCGCCACTTTGATCGACATGGATCAAGGTCTGGTAGGCGACTACTATATCGATATGAATGGTGACGGGATCGACGACTTCAGGATCCGCTATCAGATTGCAGGCTACGACCTAGCAGCGATTCGTTTCCAAGGGGTGGGCTATTCGGAGGAACTTTCGAATACAGACAAGGGCAGTAACTACTATGTTCGCTCGTTCGAACTGGGCGATTCGATAGGACCTGGTGCAGTAACTACCTCTACCGGCTATGGGATTGTAGCGCCGAACTATACGAACTTCGGCGCTACAGATACCGAGAACTACCCGCAATTTGCCGGTATCCGGATAGACATCGGCGGTATGACACATTATGGATGGGTCCGTATGCAAGTAACTCCTCTCGAGGATTTCACGCCCGTTGCGCCCCTGACAGCGACCATTTTTGACTGGGCCTATGAAACGGATCCGGACACCGCCATTATTGCGGGCGATGTAGGTTCCTTCATTCCTGGAGATTTTGATGATGATGGAGATGTGGACGGCGCCGACCTTAATCAGTGGCAAGGCGATTACGGCGTCAACGGAGGAAGTGATGCCGATGTGGATGGTGACAGCGACGGCAGAGACTTTCTCATTTGGCAAAGGAGCTACACAGGGCCTATGCTAGTGGCATCGAGCACCAGCATACCCGAGCCGACCTCTTTGGCTCTCTTGGCGGCCGGAGGAGGTGCACTAGCCCTGAAGCGACGCCGACGTACCTAA
- a CDS encoding alkaline phosphatase family protein produces the protein MSKRIAHRILLIGWEAADWHVIRPLVDSGLMPTLAKLMENGVSGNLATIQPIVPPMLWTSIATGKRADKHGICGCVEPTEDATGLRPVSCSRRSCKAVWNILSQVGMTSRVVGWPASHPAEPIQGTVVSNRFGSSLQDAAEELSFAPQTFHPASLEKEIGPRCIRSSELQMDAILPFVPQLEQIDWKSDQRIHNLVRLIARTSSVHAAACHQIVQQPWDFQAVYYSAIDDFSKCFGPSSQKHSDADLPWDAIHRNILIGCYQFLDMMLETLLSLAGADTTVLLVSDHGGQRGIYQQGFVTSQSHDLPQYGFGIACAKGPGILSSTQLTGATVLDVTPTILTMLGIAVGNDMDGRPWHEIFVEQVPSKHIKSWESEQRSAGKPIENIATNPRDNADALQLLSDLGHNYAPSGDLQQMVTRVSLINRINLALALTDSNRVAQAIEHWKALVTDYPGESSHAIQLASCYQRFDCWSECKDTLAHIPQEARKLPEVQFMLAKIALQEGEKGEALRIACELAEQGSDNSHFLNRVGGLFLQASAWVQAESVFQSSLAACKTNPIAHDGLAQVYLELDQLNTAVKHARIAVELIPHFPAAHFHLGAALHYACYDEEAIAAFETCLSMGYELEETHSRLAGLYLLRDPAKAKQHRDSANLS, from the coding sequence GTGAGCAAACGCATTGCGCATCGGATCCTGCTGATCGGCTGGGAAGCGGCAGATTGGCATGTCATCCGCCCTCTTGTTGACTCCGGATTGATGCCGACGCTTGCCAAGCTCATGGAAAACGGCGTGAGTGGGAACCTGGCTACTATTCAGCCAATCGTGCCCCCTATGCTATGGACTTCCATTGCTACAGGCAAACGAGCTGACAAACACGGGATTTGCGGTTGTGTCGAACCCACAGAGGACGCTACTGGCCTGCGACCGGTTTCCTGTTCAAGGCGTTCCTGCAAAGCAGTCTGGAATATCCTGTCTCAGGTAGGCATGACCTCCCGAGTTGTGGGCTGGCCGGCCAGCCACCCTGCCGAACCGATTCAAGGCACCGTGGTTTCAAATCGCTTCGGCAGTTCTTTGCAAGACGCTGCGGAGGAACTTTCGTTCGCTCCACAGACGTTTCATCCGGCTTCGCTTGAGAAAGAGATTGGCCCGCGTTGCATTCGCTCGTCAGAGCTTCAGATGGATGCGATTCTTCCGTTCGTTCCCCAACTCGAACAGATCGATTGGAAAAGTGACCAGCGAATTCACAATCTCGTTCGCCTAATCGCACGCACATCCTCGGTACATGCGGCCGCCTGCCATCAAATCGTCCAGCAACCCTGGGACTTCCAGGCAGTTTATTACTCTGCGATCGACGACTTTTCCAAGTGTTTTGGCCCCTCTTCCCAGAAGCACTCGGATGCCGATCTTCCGTGGGATGCTATCCACAGGAACATACTAATCGGTTGTTACCAATTCCTCGACATGATGTTAGAAACACTGTTATCTCTTGCTGGCGCCGATACCACGGTTCTGCTTGTGAGTGACCACGGTGGGCAGCGGGGAATTTATCAACAGGGCTTTGTTACCTCCCAGTCGCACGACCTACCCCAGTACGGCTTTGGTATCGCTTGCGCAAAAGGGCCGGGAATTCTTAGCAGCACCCAGCTTACTGGTGCGACGGTCTTGGATGTGACACCGACAATTCTGACAATGCTTGGCATTGCCGTCGGCAATGACATGGATGGACGTCCCTGGCACGAGATATTTGTAGAACAGGTTCCATCCAAACACATCAAATCGTGGGAATCGGAACAGAGAAGTGCTGGAAAGCCTATCGAAAATATTGCTACCAACCCTCGTGACAATGCCGACGCTTTACAACTCCTGAGTGACCTGGGACATAATTATGCCCCGAGCGGTGACTTGCAGCAGATGGTGACTAGGGTGTCCCTGATCAATCGGATTAATCTTGCGTTAGCGCTCACCGACAGCAATCGCGTAGCACAAGCCATCGAGCATTGGAAAGCTCTCGTCACCGACTACCCTGGAGAATCCAGCCATGCGATTCAACTGGCGTCGTGCTACCAGCGTTTCGATTGCTGGTCTGAGTGCAAGGACACACTGGCACATATCCCGCAAGAAGCCCGGAAGTTACCCGAAGTTCAGTTTATGTTGGCAAAGATTGCATTGCAGGAAGGCGAAAAAGGTGAGGCTCTGCGCATCGCCTGCGAGTTGGCAGAACAAGGATCGGACAATTCTCACTTTCTGAACCGCGTTGGTGGCCTGTTTTTGCAGGCAAGTGCCTGGGTGCAAGCGGAGTCAGTCTTTCAGAGCTCTTTGGCTGCCTGTAAGACCAATCCGATAGCCCATGACGGCCTAGCACAAGTGTATCTTGAGCTTGATCAGCTTAACACTGCGGTGAAGCATGCGAGAATCGCTGTGGAATTGATCCCTCACTTTCCTGCTGCCCACTTCCATCTTGGCGCGGCGCTGCACTACGCCTGTTACGACGAGGAAGCTATCGCCGCCTTTGAAACCTGTCTCTCCATGGGCTATGAGCTAGAAGAAACACACAGTCGTCTTGCCGGTTTGTATCTCCTCCGAGATCCGGCCAAAGCCAAGCAACACCGGGATTCGGCCAACTTGTCCTGA
- a CDS encoding DUF1559 domain-containing protein, producing the protein MNRFTDKKCQHLARGFTLVELLVVIAIIGVLVALLLPAVQAARESARKTQCQSNLRQLALAVLNYESSQKILPIGMEFEEGEEPAFTTKIGKNWIISVLPQMEQQGLYDTFDFSSYIPDAQNQAVRGTRIASMLCPSDSFNAEALDDTTALRRKMGDNWARSNYAASVGNGPIIGDKNRENAFWGEESKGWQDANLRGVMGPNVSVKLGQITDGTSNTIMLGEVRAGVTQSDRRGVWALGGAGSSLIAWYGSSSDSNGPNVCNVNADDVNGCVPSEDAIRATECMPCWTGGYSAQATTRSLHFGGVQMAFADGSVHWISDTIETSGPYGEFWTVWDKLIASSDGLIIDGRE; encoded by the coding sequence ATGAATAGGTTCACCGACAAAAAATGCCAGCACCTAGCACGTGGTTTCACACTTGTAGAGCTCTTGGTCGTTATCGCGATCATAGGAGTCCTGGTTGCCTTGTTGCTCCCTGCCGTACAGGCTGCCCGGGAGTCGGCGCGCAAGACCCAATGTCAGAGTAATCTCCGGCAACTGGCACTGGCGGTGTTGAATTACGAATCTAGCCAGAAGATACTCCCAATCGGTATGGAGTTTGAAGAAGGCGAAGAGCCGGCGTTTACGACTAAGATCGGCAAGAACTGGATCATCTCCGTACTGCCGCAGATGGAACAGCAGGGTCTTTACGACACTTTTGACTTCTCTTCCTACATTCCAGATGCCCAAAACCAGGCAGTACGCGGAACGCGAATCGCGTCTATGCTTTGTCCATCGGATTCCTTCAACGCTGAAGCACTCGACGATACGACTGCCTTGCGACGCAAGATGGGTGATAATTGGGCTCGGTCTAACTATGCGGCCAGTGTAGGCAATGGCCCAATCATTGGGGATAAGAACCGAGAGAATGCCTTCTGGGGCGAAGAATCCAAAGGGTGGCAAGACGCGAACCTCCGTGGTGTGATGGGGCCCAATGTTTCAGTTAAGCTTGGACAAATCACCGACGGCACAAGTAACACAATTATGTTGGGCGAAGTCCGAGCAGGTGTCACTCAGAGCGATCGGCGTGGCGTCTGGGCCTTGGGGGGCGCAGGGTCGAGCTTGATTGCCTGGTACGGTTCGTCGAGTGACTCAAACGGCCCTAATGTGTGCAACGTCAATGCAGACGACGTTAACGGGTGCGTGCCCTCCGAGGATGCGATTAGGGCAACGGAGTGTATGCCTTGCTGGACGGGAGGATATAGCGCCCAGGCAACCACCAGAAGCCTGCATTTCGGAGGTGTTCAGATGGCTTTTGCAGATGGTAGCGTCCACTGGATTAGCGATACTATTGAAACCAGCGGACCCTACGGTGAGTTTTGGACGGTCTGGGATAAATTGATCGCCAGTTCCGATGGACTAATTATCGATGGCAGAGAATGA
- a CDS encoding IS5 family transposase, whose protein sequence is MKPKKQTLQRELFGAHFSEMLNPEHPLYVLAERIDWQQFDVAIDSCYADELGRPGVNTRLMVGLMYLKHAFNESDESVVARWVENPYWQFFCGFEYMQHDPPVDSSMMSKWRKRVGAERLEKLLEVTIHTALAMKAIKPKELEKVNVDTTVQEKAIAFPTDARLYQKMRVALVRHAKALNLPLRQSYRFVGKQLLFKQHRYAHAKQMKRAAKMTRKLKTLLGRVVRDIERKAPKRRGQIVDEALHELLVLAHRLLAQTRDSKNKLYSVHAPEVECIAKGKAHKRYEFGCKASVATTSKSNWIVGAQALHGNPYDGHTLERAIEQVKRLTRNTPSDVIVDKGYQGHGYQGEAMVHVVRTIPKRATRAVRRMLKRRAAVEPTIGHLKSDNRLSRNHLTGKAGDRINTLLAAAGYNLRKLLRWVVFLPVLQSMLRLVTILWLKIRRKDAPSRLASA, encoded by the coding sequence ATGAAACCTAAAAAGCAGACCTTGCAACGCGAATTGTTTGGCGCCCACTTTTCGGAAATGCTGAATCCCGAGCACCCGTTGTACGTGCTCGCTGAGCGGATCGACTGGCAGCAGTTCGATGTGGCCATCGATTCCTGCTATGCCGACGAGCTTGGCCGACCAGGCGTGAACACCCGTCTGATGGTTGGCCTGATGTACTTGAAGCATGCGTTTAACGAGAGCGACGAGTCGGTAGTGGCTCGTTGGGTGGAAAATCCGTATTGGCAGTTCTTTTGTGGCTTCGAGTACATGCAGCACGATCCTCCGGTCGATTCGTCGATGATGAGCAAGTGGCGGAAGCGGGTGGGCGCCGAGCGATTGGAGAAACTCCTGGAAGTGACGATCCATACCGCGCTGGCGATGAAAGCCATCAAGCCCAAAGAGCTGGAGAAGGTGAACGTCGATACGACTGTCCAAGAAAAGGCGATTGCTTTTCCGACCGACGCTCGTTTGTATCAGAAGATGCGGGTTGCTTTGGTGCGGCACGCCAAGGCGTTAAACCTGCCGCTGCGGCAGAGCTACCGATTCGTGGGCAAACAGCTGCTATTCAAGCAACATCGCTACGCGCACGCCAAACAAATGAAACGGGCTGCGAAGATGACGCGTAAGTTGAAAACGCTGCTGGGCCGTGTGGTCCGTGACATTGAGCGTAAGGCCCCGAAAAGACGTGGTCAAATCGTTGACGAGGCGCTGCATGAGTTGTTGGTTCTGGCGCATCGCCTCTTGGCACAGACGCGCGACAGCAAGAACAAGCTGTACAGCGTACATGCCCCGGAAGTGGAGTGCATCGCCAAGGGCAAAGCACACAAGCGTTACGAGTTTGGCTGCAAGGCGAGTGTGGCCACCACCAGCAAGAGCAATTGGATTGTCGGCGCGCAGGCCTTGCACGGCAATCCCTACGACGGCCATACGCTGGAAAGAGCGATTGAGCAAGTCAAGCGATTAACTCGTAACACGCCCAGTGACGTGATCGTCGACAAGGGTTATCAAGGGCACGGTTATCAAGGAGAAGCAATGGTGCACGTGGTTCGCACGATTCCCAAAAGGGCGACTCGCGCCGTGCGGCGGATGTTAAAACGTCGTGCTGCGGTCGAGCCGACCATCGGTCATTTGAAGAGTGACAACCGACTCAGTCGGAATCATTTAACCGGCAAAGCGGGCGATCGGATCAACACGCTGCTGGCCGCCGCGGGGTACAATCTGCGGAAGCTGCTGCGCTGGGTCGTTTTTTTGCCTGTTTTACAGTCCATGCTGCGCTTGGTGACCATACTTTGGCTCAAGATCAGACGCAAAGACGCGCCGAGCCGGTTGGCGTCTGCCTGA
- a CDS encoding sulfotransferase domain-containing protein, whose product MTNILPTVVVSGPPRSGTSLMMQMLLASGIKVITDGERAEDDNNPRGYFEHKEVMRLAQDKSIFHDSAGKAVKVIHALLKHIPVGMPLAVIFLERDLDEVLASQSVMLERLGRPQAKIAPQRMRDILESQLTLVRKELEARTDTSLLEVKYAQLIADPTATAKQIAAFLEPVLGRQLDYEAMAACVDASLYRQKKA is encoded by the coding sequence ATGACCAATATTCTGCCCACGGTTGTCGTCTCTGGCCCCCCTCGCTCGGGTACCAGCCTCATGATGCAAATGCTTCTTGCATCAGGGATCAAGGTCATCACCGACGGCGAGCGTGCGGAGGACGATAACAATCCTCGTGGATATTTCGAGCACAAGGAAGTCATGCGGCTGGCACAGGACAAGTCGATTTTTCACGACTCAGCTGGCAAGGCAGTCAAAGTCATTCATGCTCTACTTAAACACATCCCAGTAGGTATGCCGTTGGCCGTGATCTTTCTTGAGCGTGATCTCGATGAAGTACTCGCTTCTCAATCGGTCATGCTCGAGCGACTTGGTCGACCGCAAGCCAAAATTGCTCCTCAGCGCATGCGAGATATACTCGAGAGCCAGCTTACTTTGGTTCGCAAAGAACTCGAAGCTCGCACCGACACGTCTTTGCTGGAAGTTAAATACGCTCAATTAATTGCAGACCCGACTGCTACTGCCAAGCAGATCGCAGCTTTTCTCGAACCGGTGCTCGGAAGGCAACTTGATTACGAGGCAATGGCCGCATGTGTAGATGCTTCACTCTATCGCCAGAAAAAAGCATAG
- a CDS encoding reverse transcriptase family protein, which translates to MAFTSLAYLMDIDWLKDAYRCTRKDGAAGVDGVTAEQYEQDLEGNLQSLLDRAKSGTYKAPPVRRVHIPKGGSTTETRPLGIPTLEDKILQRAVVMFTGSNL; encoded by the coding sequence ATGGCCTTCACATCGCTCGCCTATCTGATGGACATTGACTGGTTAAAGGATGCGTATCGATGCACGCGTAAGGACGGTGCTGCTGGTGTCGACGGAGTGACCGCGGAACAATATGAACAGGATTTGGAGGGCAACCTTCAAAGCCTGCTCGACCGCGCGAAGTCCGGCACCTATAAAGCTCCTCCTGTGCGCCGAGTGCACATTCCGAAAGGCGGCTCCACCACGGAGACTCGTCCGCTCGGAATACCTACGCTTGAGGATAAAATTCTCCAGCGTGCGGTGGTCATGTTTACTGGATCCAATCTATGA
- a CDS encoding reverse transcriptase domain-containing protein, with translation MDCSYGFRRGRSAHDALSAFRDQTMRHWRTGVTVLEVDIRKFFDNLDHQHLRQFLRQRVRDGVLLRLIDKWLKAGVMEDGNVSYPDSGSPQGGVVSPLISNVFLHYVLDLWFEQEVKPRLRGKAFLIRYADDFVIGFCDPRDAERVLEVLPKRFGKYGLTVHPTKTKLISFRPPSSRTKDDDRPGTFDLLGFTHYWAKSLKGYWVVKLKTASDRFTRAVRSIDKWCHDNRHLPLAEQQHTLNLKLRGHYAYYGVTGNSECMNRFRQEVENRWRKWLNRRNNIRSMHWQKFCALLRRYPLAPARAVRSQLRHAAKP, from the coding sequence TTGGACTGTTCCTACGGATTTCGACGTGGCCGCTCGGCACACGATGCGTTGAGTGCCTTCCGCGACCAGACGATGCGCCATTGGCGAACGGGCGTGACAGTTTTGGAGGTCGATATCCGGAAATTTTTCGATAATCTGGATCATCAACATCTCAGGCAGTTTCTCCGACAGAGGGTGCGTGATGGCGTGTTGCTGCGTCTGATCGACAAGTGGTTGAAAGCGGGCGTGATGGAGGATGGTAACGTCAGTTACCCGGACTCCGGATCGCCCCAGGGTGGTGTTGTTTCTCCCTTGATTTCGAACGTGTTCTTGCACTACGTGCTGGACCTCTGGTTCGAACAAGAAGTGAAGCCCCGCCTGCGTGGGAAGGCTTTCCTCATCCGCTATGCGGATGATTTCGTGATCGGCTTTTGCGATCCTCGCGATGCTGAACGCGTGCTGGAAGTCCTTCCGAAACGATTTGGTAAGTATGGGCTGACCGTCCACCCGACCAAGACGAAACTCATTTCGTTCCGTCCCCCGTCTTCACGGACGAAGGACGACGATCGTCCTGGCACGTTTGACCTGCTTGGATTCACCCACTACTGGGCGAAATCCCTGAAGGGCTATTGGGTGGTCAAGCTGAAAACTGCCTCCGATCGTTTTACCCGAGCCGTGCGTAGCATCGATAAGTGGTGCCACGACAATCGGCACTTGCCACTTGCTGAGCAACAACACACGCTCAACCTGAAGCTGCGGGGACACTACGCGTATTACGGAGTAACGGGAAACTCGGAGTGCATGAACAGGTTCCGCCAAGAAGTCGAGAACCGATGGCGTAAGTGGCTTAACCGCCGCAACAACATCCGCTCGATGCACTGGCAGAAATTCTGCGCATTGCTCCGTCGTTACCCGCTTGCTCCCGCACGCGCAGTTCGTTCGCAGCTTCGTCACGCAGCGAAACCATGA
- a CDS encoding FMN-dependent NADH-azoreductase, whose amino-acid sequence MTTILKLNASARSERSLTRRLSSQFVRNWLKHRPKDVVIERDVGREPPPPVTDEWIACAFTPPADRSEEQEKMLTLSDALIAELAAADIILLGTPMYNYGMPSSLKAWFDQVIRVNKTFSFDLDRGDFPLEPLLSNKILVILTSSGEFGFEVGGVREHMNHLVPHIKTCSFYLGVNGDDDIHHIGIEYQEFGDDRHRRSIDEAQAGVATLVEKLVQTL is encoded by the coding sequence ATGACGACAATCCTCAAACTCAACGCTAGCGCCCGAAGTGAGCGTTCACTTACGCGGCGCCTCTCTTCGCAGTTCGTACGAAACTGGTTGAAACACCGTCCGAAAGATGTGGTCATTGAACGAGACGTTGGCAGAGAGCCGCCACCGCCCGTGACCGACGAATGGATTGCCTGCGCTTTCACGCCTCCTGCCGATCGATCAGAAGAGCAGGAAAAAATGCTCACGCTTTCGGATGCTCTTATTGCAGAGCTCGCGGCTGCTGACATCATATTGCTTGGTACGCCGATGTATAATTACGGTATGCCTTCATCGCTGAAAGCGTGGTTCGACCAAGTCATTCGCGTCAATAAGACCTTTTCTTTCGATCTCGACCGCGGAGACTTTCCGCTTGAACCGCTTCTATCTAACAAAATACTCGTTATCCTTACTTCATCAGGTGAATTCGGATTTGAAGTTGGGGGAGTACGGGAACACATGAATCACTTGGTGCCTCACATAAAGACTTGCTCTTTCTATCTCGGCGTTAATGGGGACGACGACATTCACCACATCGGGATTGAATATCAAGAGTTTGGCGATGACCGCCATCGCAGATCCATTGACGAAGCGCAAGCTGGCGTCGCTACTCTCGTCGAAAAGCTGGTCCAAACCTTATAG
- a CDS encoding cysteine hydrolase family protein: MALPVPGFEFTKSDTALVVIDPQNDFLSSEGVAWGVVGKSVTENETVKNIESLFRAAKHASISVFISPHYYYPHDHKWRFEGSLERLMHDIKMFDRPGPLDLTNFEGSGADWLERYKPFIDDGETVIVSPHKVFGPESNDLALQLRKRGIDKVLLAGMSANLCVESHLRELLEQGFDVAVAWDATAAAILPEFNGMAAAKTNYHMLASETLDAAEAVRRIASL; this comes from the coding sequence ATGGCATTGCCAGTCCCCGGATTCGAATTCACCAAAAGTGACACCGCCCTGGTGGTCATCGACCCGCAGAATGACTTTCTGAGTTCCGAAGGCGTCGCGTGGGGCGTCGTCGGCAAGAGCGTCACCGAAAACGAGACCGTCAAAAACATCGAGTCCCTGTTCCGTGCCGCGAAACACGCGTCGATATCGGTCTTCATCTCGCCCCACTACTACTATCCGCATGATCACAAGTGGCGATTTGAAGGCTCTCTCGAACGGCTGATGCATGACATCAAGATGTTTGACCGTCCGGGTCCGCTAGACTTAACAAACTTCGAGGGTTCAGGCGCTGATTGGCTTGAACGCTACAAGCCGTTCATCGACGATGGCGAAACAGTCATCGTCAGTCCACACAAGGTCTTCGGGCCCGAGTCAAACGACCTTGCACTGCAACTCCGTAAGCGAGGGATCGACAAGGTGCTGCTGGCCGGCATGTCGGCGAACCTGTGCGTCGAGTCACACCTGCGCGAGCTCCTCGAGCAGGGCTTTGATGTAGCCGTCGCCTGGGATGCCACCGCTGCGGCCATTCTGCCAGAGTTTAATGGCATGGCGGCGGCAAAGACAAACTACCACATGCTCGCCAGCGAGACGCTCGATGCCGCCGAAGCAGTCCGTCGCATCGCCTCGCTTTGA